In Actinomycetota bacterium, the genomic window AGGCCTGCAAGGTCTCGATCCGGGGCCGATCGCGGTGTGTGATGAGATCGGATTCCAGTCGATCGACTCGTGGGATTCGCTGCTCCTTGCGAGCGGCAAGAGGCCGCGGTCGTTGATCGTCGGCATCGGGACGCCTGGCTTCGATAAGCAGAACGCGCTCTATCATCTCCGGACGCGGGTCCGTGAGGGCGCGTCGATTCCGGGCTTCGTGTTCACCGAGTACGCGGCCCCTGAGGGTTGCCGGATCGACGACGAGGCCGAGTGGCGTCGCGCGAATCCCGCGCTCGACGAAGGGTTCCTCGACGTCGACGCGTTGCGGACGGCCGTGCAACTGACGCCGGCCGAGCATTTCCGGATCTTCCGGCTGGGTCAGTGGGTCGATTCGGTGGGCTCGTGGCTCGGTGATGGTGGCCGGGCGACCTGGGATGCGCTCCGCGACCCGTGGACGCTCGTACCGGGCGCTCCGACCTTCCTAGGCATCGACGTCGGCCTGAAGCGCGACTCGACGGCCGTCGTGGCGGTTCAGCGTCGCGATGGTCGATGGCACGCGCGGTCGCGCGTCTGGATGCCGATGCCGGGAACGCCCGTCGACGTGACCGACGTCATGCAATACATCCGCGAGCTCGACGCCGAGTATCAGCTCGAAGCTTGTTCGTTCGATCCTCGGTTCTTCGATGTGCCGGCGAAGATGCTCGACGACGAGAAGATCCCGATGATCGAGGTTCCGCAGTCGGTTCAGATGATGACTCGGATCGTCGGGACGGCCTACGAGGTCATCAAGCGAGGTGAAATGTCGCACGATGGCGACGAGATCCTTTCGACGCATGTGCTGAACGCGGTTCCTCGGTTTAACGATCGCGGCTTCACGTTGGAGAAGTCGAAGTCGCGGGGACGGATCGACGCCTGCATCGCTTTGACGCTCGCGCTGGATCGCGCCCTGCACGCTACCCCGAAACGGGCGCCG contains:
- a CDS encoding terminase TerL endonuclease subunit — translated: MRGRTMPRRGNRNAASVLEDVGPAPWLEWPERPGSAAHAIRWIETYCTLPKGFGAGGRMRLAEFQKRWIAEILADGVNSAAMSCPRGQGKSTLLAALALWAAFCPGDAGAPQIPVVAVTVQQAFRGVYGVALRMRALEPELESRSITYSAIGAMRIVVPSTGAEVFPVSSDPEGLQGLDPGPIAVCDEIGFQSIDSWDSLLLASGKRPRSLIVGIGTPGFDKQNALYHLRTRVREGASIPGFVFTEYAAPEGCRIDDEAEWRRANPALDEGFLDVDALRTAVQLTPAEHFRIFRLGQWVDSVGSWLGDGGRATWDALRDPWTLVPGAPTFLGIDVGLKRDSTAVVAVQRRDGRWHARSRVWMPMPGTPVDVTDVMQYIRELDAEYQLEACSFDPRFFDVPAKMLDDEKIPMIEVPQSVQMMTRIVGTAYEVIKRGEMSHDGDEILSTHVLNAVPRFNDRGFTLEKSKSRGRIDACIALTLALDRALHATPKRAPNIW